In a single window of the Eshraghiella crossota genome:
- a CDS encoding acyl-CoA thioesterase, which yields MKEKRVEETIVEQMREVRPEDLNGADRLFGGRLMQWIDEVAGITGLRYAENTVVTASVDNLRFIRGVYQHEIVALIGRVTYVGRTSMEVRVDTYVESLDGMRHPVNRAYLTLVSVDKNGKSKEVPRLIVESVGEQAEWEAGKKRSELRKTRMKEGF from the coding sequence ATGAAAGAGAAAAGAGTAGAAGAAACAATTGTGGAGCAGATGAGAGAAGTAAGACCTGAGGACCTTAATGGCGCAGACCGGCTTTTCGGCGGGAGACTGATGCAGTGGATTGATGAAGTTGCAGGCATTACAGGTCTCAGATATGCGGAGAATACGGTAGTGACGGCTTCCGTGGATAACCTTAGATTTATAAGAGGGGTTTACCAACATGAAATAGTTGCTCTGATTGGCAGGGTTACTTATGTGGGAAGAACCTCTATGGAAGTAAGAGTGGATACCTATGTTGAGAGTCTCGACGGCATGAGACATCCTGTGAACAGGGCATATCTCACCCTTGTATCTGTTGATAAGAATGGCAAATCAAAAGAAGTACCAAGACTTATTGTTGAATCTGTTGGAGAACAGGCCGAATGGGAAGCAGGAAAGAAAAGAAGCGAACTTAGAAAAACACGAATGAAGGAAGGTTTCTAA
- the pyk gene encoding pyruvate kinase — MRKTKVICTIGPACEDANVLSEMCYAGMNVARLNFSHGSHEEHQKKIDLIKATREKLDMPIAIMLDTKGPEYRIGTFENGRIKLDDGDNFIFTTDDVVGNEKRVSVNYDKLMENLNVGDIILVNNGLVIFEVEKIEGSNAYCKVLAGGELSNKKSMNFPDKIMKHDFLSDQDKEDLLFGIKNDVDFVAASFVSCKKDIKEMREFLDENGGTDIDIIAKIENRAGVDNIEDICEIADGIMIARGDLGVEIPAIEVPSVQKYLIKKCRLLGKRVITATEMLESMIYNPRPTRAELSDVANAVYDGTSAVMLSGETASGKYPVAAVKNMVDTLSFTEKNMDYEKQFKTTEFTIKSNIDAVSHATCAMAIDVNARCIIVNSLTGKTARMVSRFRCPVDIIGMTTSRKGFRKLNMSWGVTPVLCEKYDNMEEMFNNDLVKAEEVFHLVKGDNVVLTGGLVDGNSGNTNLIKVESI; from the coding sequence ATGAGAAAAACTAAAGTTATATGTACTATAGGTCCGGCGTGTGAGGATGCCAATGTGCTTAGCGAGATGTGCTATGCGGGAATGAACGTTGCGAGACTTAATTTCTCACACGGATCCCACGAGGAACATCAGAAAAAAATAGATCTGATAAAGGCAACAAGGGAGAAACTTGATATGCCTATAGCTATTATGCTTGACACAAAGGGACCGGAGTACAGAATAGGAACTTTTGAAAATGGTAGAATTAAGCTGGATGACGGAGACAATTTTATATTTACAACTGATGATGTTGTGGGTAATGAGAAAAGAGTTTCTGTCAATTATGACAAACTTATGGAGAATCTTAACGTTGGAGACATAATCCTTGTCAATAACGGACTTGTTATTTTTGAAGTTGAGAAAATAGAAGGAAGTAATGCATATTGCAAAGTTCTGGCAGGCGGAGAGCTAAGCAACAAAAAAAGCATGAATTTTCCGGATAAGATTATGAAACATGATTTCCTCAGCGATCAGGACAAAGAAGATCTTTTGTTTGGAATTAAAAATGACGTTGATTTTGTTGCGGCATCTTTTGTATCATGCAAAAAAGATATAAAAGAGATGCGTGAGTTCCTTGACGAAAACGGCGGTACGGATATTGATATCATTGCGAAGATTGAGAACAGGGCAGGTGTGGATAATATTGAAGATATCTGCGAAATTGCAGACGGCATTATGATTGCAAGAGGCGATCTTGGCGTGGAAATTCCTGCAATTGAGGTTCCTTCTGTCCAGAAATATCTCATTAAGAAATGCAGGCTTCTTGGCAAACGTGTAATTACTGCTACGGAAATGCTTGAGTCTATGATTTATAATCCAAGGCCTACGAGAGCAGAGCTTTCAGACGTTGCTAATGCCGTTTATGACGGAACTTCGGCTGTAATGCTTTCCGGTGAAACAGCTTCAGGAAAATACCCTGTGGCAGCAGTGAAAAATATGGTTGATACATTGTCTTTTACCGAGAAAAACATGGATTATGAGAAACAGTTTAAGACAACGGAATTTACCATAAAGAGCAATATCGACGCTGTTTCCCACGCAACCTGTGCAATGGCGATAGATGTTAATGCCAGGTGTATAATTGTTAATTCACTTACGGGAAAGACTGCCAGAATGGTAAGCAGGTTCCGCTGCCCGGTGGATATTATAGGAATGACTACATCGCGGAAGGGCTTCAGAAAGCTTAATATGAGCTGGGGCGTAACTCCCGTACTTTGTGAAAAATATGACAATATGGAAGAGATGTTTAACAACGATCTTGTTAAGGCGGAAGAAGTATTTCATCTTGTAAAAGGTGATAATGTAGTGCTGACAGGAGGCCTTGTAGACGGAAATTCCGGAAATACCAATCTGATAAAGGTTGAGAGTATTTAG
- the ftsZ gene encoding cell division protein FtsZ, protein MLEIVTNETNTSARIIVVGVGGAGNNAVNRMIEEKIVGVEFVGVNTDKQVLKLCNSPVVIQIGEKLTKGLGAGAKPEVGEKAAEESYEELTEALKGADMVFVTCGMGGGTGTGAAPIVAKIAKDMGILTVGVVTKPFKFEAKTRMTNALAGIEKLKENVDTLIVIPNDRLLDIIDKKTTLPDALKKADEVLQQAVQGITDLINVPGLINLDFADVQTVMKDKGIAHIGIGQATGDDKAIEAVKMAVASPLLETTIEGASHVIINVSGDIGLMEASEAADYIQELAGETANIIFGAKYDDSMPDQVTITVIATGLDEEVVPSPAKAMAGFNYTPSTPVRPASTPSYRPVTSGTDTARREIPGLTRPGKVEPTVEEKEIKIPNFLTSRRNK, encoded by the coding sequence TTGTTAGAAATAGTGACTAATGAGACTAATACATCAGCAAGAATAATCGTTGTTGGTGTTGGCGGCGCAGGTAATAATGCCGTTAATAGAATGATAGAAGAGAAAATTGTAGGCGTTGAATTTGTAGGCGTTAATACAGATAAGCAGGTGCTTAAGCTTTGTAATTCACCTGTTGTAATCCAGATTGGTGAGAAGCTTACCAAGGGTCTTGGCGCAGGAGCCAAGCCGGAAGTTGGTGAGAAGGCAGCCGAAGAAAGCTATGAAGAACTTACAGAAGCACTCAAGGGAGCAGATATGGTATTTGTTACCTGTGGAATGGGTGGCGGAACCGGAACAGGTGCAGCACCTATTGTTGCCAAGATTGCTAAGGATATGGGTATCCTTACTGTAGGCGTTGTTACTAAGCCATTTAAGTTTGAAGCCAAGACAAGAATGACTAATGCTTTGGCAGGAATTGAGAAACTGAAGGAGAATGTTGATACATTAATTGTTATTCCTAATGACAGACTCCTTGATATAATTGACAAGAAGACGACTTTGCCTGATGCCCTTAAGAAGGCTGATGAAGTTTTGCAGCAGGCAGTACAGGGAATTACAGACCTTATTAATGTTCCCGGTCTTATTAATCTTGACTTCGCAGATGTCCAGACTGTAATGAAGGATAAGGGTATTGCCCATATCGGTATAGGACAGGCTACGGGGGATGATAAGGCTATTGAAGCTGTTAAGATGGCAGTTGCCAGCCCACTTCTTGAGACTACTATTGAAGGTGCTTCACATGTTATCATCAATGTAAGCGGTGATATCGGACTTATGGAAGCCAGTGAAGCAGCAGATTACATACAGGAACTTGCAGGCGAGACAGCCAATATTATTTTTGGTGCTAAGTATGATGACTCAATGCCTGACCAGGTTACAATTACAGTAATCGCTACAGGCCTTGACGAGGAGGTTGTTCCAAGTCCGGCTAAGGCAATGGCAGGGTTTAACTATACACCTTCAACACCTGTGAGACCGGCTTCAACACCATCTTACCGTCCTGTTACATCAGGTACTGATACAGCAAGACGTGAGATTCCGGGACTTACAAGACCGGGCAAGGTTGAACCTACTGTAGAGGAGAAGGAGATTAAGATTCCTAACTTCCTTACAAGCAGAAGAAATAAATAG
- a CDS encoding FtsW/RodA/SpoVE family cell cycle protein, whose protein sequence is MKKPELTKKGQFFDYSTLIIVFVLLAFGLVMIYSTSSYSAAATYGDSAFYFKKQLMATLLGLAAMMIMSFVPYQKIYRFAVPVYVITILTVFLVKTGLGLDVKGATRWVKIGPLSFQPAEAVKLGTIIILAAFASFSGKYMAKMRQNIFFLIIALIPALLLFVITNNLSSAIIVVGIAYIMLIVSNPRPRWIYIVSVIGIVAVTALLVYVFNNLDPTSDSNFRFKRLFAWRDPEHFASETGYQTIQAMYAIGSGGFFGKGLGNSIQKLGFIPEAHNDMIFSIVCEELGLFGAICIIILFILLIYRFMVVANNAPDLFGSLLVVGVLAHIGIQVILNIAVVTNTIPNTGISLPFISYGGTSVCFLLVEIGIVLNVSRQIRVPVYTTNNRRGE, encoded by the coding sequence ATGAAAAAGCCTGAATTGACCAAAAAAGGACAGTTTTTTGACTACAGTACCTTGATAATTGTATTTGTGCTTCTGGCTTTCGGACTTGTAATGATTTACAGTACGAGTTCGTACAGTGCAGCAGCTACATATGGAGATTCTGCATTTTATTTTAAGAAGCAGCTTATGGCAACACTTCTTGGACTTGCAGCCATGATGATTATGTCATTTGTACCATATCAGAAGATATACAGATTTGCCGTCCCTGTTTATGTGATTACGATTTTGACCGTTTTCCTTGTAAAAACAGGTCTTGGCCTAGATGTAAAAGGTGCGACAAGATGGGTTAAAATAGGTCCGTTATCTTTCCAGCCGGCAGAAGCGGTCAAATTGGGAACCATAATTATACTTGCGGCATTTGCGTCTTTCAGCGGTAAATACATGGCAAAAATGAGACAGAATATTTTTTTCCTGATAATAGCACTGATACCGGCATTACTGTTGTTTGTTATAACCAACAACCTGAGCTCTGCAATAATCGTGGTTGGAATTGCCTATATTATGCTTATTGTATCTAATCCGAGACCGAGGTGGATATACATTGTAAGTGTAATCGGAATTGTGGCTGTGACAGCACTTCTTGTATATGTGTTTAACAACCTTGATCCCACATCTGATTCTAATTTCCGTTTTAAGAGACTTTTTGCATGGCGTGACCCTGAGCATTTTGCATCAGAGACGGGTTACCAGACAATACAGGCTATGTATGCCATCGGTTCAGGTGGTTTCTTCGGAAAAGGACTTGGCAACAGTATCCAGAAGCTTGGATTTATTCCGGAAGCCCATAATGATATGATTTTTTCCATTGTATGTGAAGAACTTGGATTATTCGGCGCAATCTGTATCATAATACTTTTTATACTTCTTATATATCGTTTTATGGTGGTTGCCAATAATGCACCGGATCTGTTTGGCTCATTGCTTGTAGTAGGCGTGCTTGCACATATAGGCATCCAGGTAATTCTTAATATAGCGGTTGTAACTAATACGATACCGAATACCGGTATTTCCTTGCCTTTTATAAGTTACGGAGGAACTTCCGTATGTTTTCTGCTTGTGGAGATAGGAATTGTATTAAATGTCTCAAGACAGATAAGAGTTCCTGTATATACAACCAATAACAGACGTGGTGAATGA
- a CDS encoding cell division protein FtsQ/DivIB, whose protein sequence is MRKRRKRKKWWIPIIILLAFAAGIFFYGKKYFRIKEINISGSDKYTYEELYNYIFKDRNDKNMILFKYTDKKAPKPEIPFIAKTVIDIKWPSTINITVYEKSIIGYVYYYGSYMYFDKDGTVVESSYELLDGIPEVKGLTYNHIVLNEKLDVNVPEVFGAIMDLKQYLDKYNIDIDEIDVDDELQLSVKIGNIKVLLGNDSVMLSEKIYELSCMIPKFGDKSGTLDMREYSRDSKYVILMEDKQ, encoded by the coding sequence ATGAGAAAACGTAGAAAGAGAAAAAAATGGTGGATTCCCATAATAATCCTTTTAGCTTTTGCAGCAGGAATTTTCTTTTACGGGAAAAAATATTTCCGTATAAAAGAAATTAATATTTCAGGAAGCGATAAGTATACATACGAAGAACTTTATAATTATATTTTCAAGGACCGTAATGACAAAAATATGATTTTGTTTAAATACACGGATAAGAAAGCCCCAAAGCCGGAAATTCCCTTTATTGCCAAAACAGTAATAGATATTAAGTGGCCTTCTACCATTAATATAACGGTTTACGAAAAAAGCATAATAGGGTATGTATATTACTATGGTTCATACATGTACTTCGACAAAGACGGTACGGTGGTGGAAAGCTCATACGAACTTCTTGATGGAATACCTGAAGTCAAGGGACTCACTTATAATCATATAGTTCTTAATGAGAAACTGGATGTTAATGTTCCGGAAGTGTTCGGGGCTATAATGGATTTAAAACAATATCTTGACAAGTATAATATCGATATTGATGAAATTGATGTGGATGATGAGCTTCAGCTTTCAGTTAAAATAGGGAACATAAAAGTCCTTCTTGGCAATGACAGCGTTATGTTAAGTGAAAAAATCTATGAACTAAGCTGTATGATTCCAAAATTTGGAGATAAAAGCGGTACTCTTGATATGAGAGAGTATTCAAGGGACAGTAAATATGTAATTTTAATGGAAGATAAGCAATAA
- a CDS encoding cation-translocating P-type ATPase gives MKEVYRMTKDELAKQYGMKGLTEEQAAKNLETYGRNELMDKGKKSIFKIFLSQFADLLVIILIIASVISMISGNVESTIVIIAVIVLNAILGTVQYVKAQKSLDSLKELSSPKAKVLRDGVKKEIMAKDIVPGDLLLLEAGDIVAADGRIVESYSLQVNESSLTGESTNVEKKDMEIPEECALGDRINMVYSGSLVTYGRANVVVTSTGMNTEIGKIANLMNNTGDKKTPLQVSLDNFSKKLAIIIMAISVVVFLLRIWQKEPVLDSLMFAVALAVAAIPEALSSIVTIVQAMGTRRMAKDNAIIKELKAVESLGSVSVICSDKTGTLTQNKMTVTEVYIDGKCILPEEIDIRSRQHRYLLYNAILNNDSSISGGKEIGDPTETCLLVMAEKAGLGDKGISEEVIRDMMERQEEIPFDSDRKLMSSKYSVHGIPTVFTKGAVDVLLARTEYIMDGDTVRTITKTDIDNILNQNRIFSEKGTRVLAFAYKECKKGEHLTKESENGYVFIGLTSIVDPPREESKEAVLSAINAGIKPVMITGDHKVTATAIAKQIGIYHDGDIALTGAELDNISDKELGDILEKVSVYARVSPENKIRIVDAWQKKGKIVAMTGDGVNDAPALKKADVGVAMGITGTEVSKDAAAMVLSDDNFATIIKAVLNGRNVYRNIMNAIQFLLSGNLAAIFVVLYCSVMALTTPFLPVHLLFINLLTDSLPALAIGMEPADKSLLQNKPRNPEEGILNKKFSMKLLAYGISIAVVTQTAFYIGLKVNAASASTMAFATLTLARLFHGFTCRSGYSIFKIGLKSNKWSVLAFLTGTLLLIAALMLPGFNTLFMVETLSGFNLLMIGILAFLPTFVFQVVRLIKEHYNKK, from the coding sequence ATGAAAGAAGTTTACAGAATGACAAAAGATGAACTGGCAAAGCAGTACGGCATGAAGGGGCTGACAGAAGAACAGGCAGCAAAGAATCTTGAGACCTACGGCAGAAATGAATTAATGGATAAGGGCAAGAAAAGTATTTTTAAAATTTTTCTGAGCCAGTTTGCGGACCTGCTTGTTATTATTTTGATTATAGCTTCTGTTATATCAATGATATCGGGTAATGTGGAAAGCACTATTGTAATAATTGCAGTAATTGTTCTTAATGCAATATTGGGAACGGTCCAGTATGTAAAAGCACAAAAATCATTGGATTCTTTAAAAGAACTGTCGTCACCGAAAGCAAAAGTTTTGAGGGATGGCGTGAAGAAAGAAATAATGGCAAAAGACATAGTTCCGGGGGATCTGCTTTTGCTTGAAGCAGGAGATATTGTAGCTGCGGACGGAAGAATTGTAGAAAGTTATTCATTGCAGGTAAATGAAAGCTCGCTAACGGGTGAATCTACCAATGTAGAAAAGAAAGATATGGAAATACCTGAAGAATGTGCGCTGGGTGACAGAATTAATATGGTATACTCCGGCAGCCTTGTGACTTATGGACGTGCAAATGTGGTTGTAACATCAACGGGAATGAATACGGAGATAGGTAAAATCGCAAATCTTATGAACAATACGGGAGATAAAAAAACACCTCTCCAGGTAAGTCTTGACAATTTCAGCAAAAAGCTTGCTATCATAATTATGGCTATAAGCGTGGTTGTATTTTTGCTTAGAATCTGGCAGAAAGAACCGGTGTTGGATTCGCTTATGTTTGCTGTGGCTCTGGCGGTAGCAGCAATCCCCGAAGCATTAAGTTCAATTGTAACCATTGTTCAGGCAATGGGAACACGCAGAATGGCAAAAGATAATGCTATTATAAAAGAATTGAAAGCCGTTGAAAGCCTTGGCTCCGTATCAGTAATCTGCTCCGATAAGACAGGTACGCTTACACAGAATAAAATGACGGTAACGGAAGTATATATTGATGGAAAGTGTATTCTGCCTGAAGAAATAGACATAAGAAGCAGACAGCACAGATATCTTTTATATAATGCAATATTAAATAACGATTCCTCCATTTCAGGGGGTAAAGAAATAGGAGATCCTACAGAAACCTGCCTCCTTGTAATGGCAGAAAAAGCAGGACTTGGTGATAAAGGTATTTCAGAAGAAGTCATAAGAGATATGATGGAAAGACAGGAAGAAATTCCTTTTGACTCCGACAGAAAACTTATGAGCAGCAAATATAGTGTACATGGTATTCCTACTGTTTTTACAAAAGGAGCCGTGGATGTACTTCTTGCAAGAACGGAGTACATTATGGATGGAGATACTGTCAGGACAATTACTAAAACTGATATTGATAATATTCTTAACCAGAACCGTATTTTTTCCGAAAAAGGAACAAGAGTCCTTGCTTTTGCATATAAGGAATGTAAGAAAGGCGAACATCTTACAAAAGAGAGTGAGAATGGCTATGTATTTATCGGACTTACATCCATAGTCGATCCGCCAAGAGAGGAATCCAAGGAAGCGGTTTTATCCGCAATAAATGCAGGAATTAAGCCGGTTATGATAACAGGAGACCATAAAGTGACGGCGACGGCTATAGCAAAACAGATTGGAATATATCATGACGGAGACATTGCTTTAACCGGAGCTGAACTTGATAATATATCAGACAAAGAGCTTGGCGATATATTGGAAAAAGTATCGGTATATGCAAGGGTGTCGCCTGAGAATAAGATAAGAATTGTGGATGCATGGCAGAAAAAAGGTAAAATTGTGGCTATGACAGGTGATGGGGTTAATGATGCACCTGCGTTAAAGAAAGCCGATGTGGGTGTTGCAATGGGAATCACAGGAACGGAAGTTTCCAAAGATGCGGCAGCAATGGTTTTATCCGACGATAATTTTGCTACGATAATCAAGGCTGTACTTAACGGCAGAAATGTTTACAGGAATATTATGAACGCAATACAGTTTTTGCTGTCAGGAAATTTAGCTGCGATTTTTGTGGTGCTTTACTGCTCTGTAATGGCACTTACAACTCCGTTTCTTCCGGTACATCTTTTGTTTATCAATCTTTTAACTGATTCGCTTCCTGCACTTGCAATCGGTATGGAACCTGCTGATAAATCGCTCTTGCAAAACAAACCAAGAAATCCTGAAGAAGGTATTCTTAATAAAAAGTTTTCTATGAAATTACTGGCATACGGAATTTCAATAGCAGTAGTAACACAGACAGCATTTTATATAGGATTGAAAGTTAATGCGGCGAGTGCAAGCACGATGGCATTTGCCACACTTACACTTGCAAGACTTTTTCACGGTTTTACCTGCAGAAGCGGGTATTCAATTTTTAAAATTGGATTAAAGAGTAACAAATGGAGTGTGCTGGCATTTTTAACAGGAACTTTGTTGTTGATTGCAGCACTTATGCTTCCCGGATTTAATACACTTTTTATGGTAGAAACATTAAGCGGGTTTAATCTGCTGATGATTGGTATACTTGCATTTTTACCGACTTTTGTATTTCAGGTTGTCAGATTGATTAAAGAGCATTATAATAAAAAATAA
- a CDS encoding LURP-one-related/scramblase family protein produces MKLLLKQRFFSWFDSYDVYYEDGSVAFKVKGEPAWGHLLRIFDAPGSYLATVKEKIFTFMPQFEIFYGDEYVGNIHKELTFFKPKFYFDFNGWYVEGHFMEWDYEIYDGYNNLVANINKEVINFTDTYSIDVVNPQDALLVLAFVLAMDAEKCSRND; encoded by the coding sequence ATGAAATTATTACTAAAACAGAGATTTTTTTCGTGGTTTGACAGCTATGACGTGTATTATGAAGATGGCAGTGTGGCTTTTAAGGTAAAGGGAGAACCGGCATGGGGGCATCTTTTAAGAATTTTTGATGCCCCGGGCAGTTATCTTGCCACAGTTAAAGAAAAAATATTTACTTTTATGCCGCAGTTTGAAATATTTTACGGGGATGAATATGTGGGAAATATTCATAAAGAGCTAACTTTTTTTAAACCAAAATTCTATTTTGATTTTAACGGCTGGTATGTTGAGGGACATTTTATGGAATGGGATTATGAAATCTATGACGGATACAATAATCTTGTTGCCAACATCAACAAGGAAGTAATCAATTTTACCGATACATATTCCATAGATGTTGTAAATCCGCAGGATGCATTGCTTGTTCTTGCATTTGTGCTTGCAATGGATGCGGAAAAGTGTTCTAGGAATGATTAA
- the murD gene encoding UDP-N-acetylmuramoyl-L-alanine--D-glutamate ligase, whose protein sequence is MDLTDKKVVVVGTGVSGMGAVKLLSETSADITLYDGNDKADRDEILKKIPDDCDLRLIIGEMPDEVVKETDLLVISPGVPIDSDIVKLFEKENVPVWGEIELAYNFEKGTVFAITGTNGKTTTTTLVGEIMKKYNNQTFVVGNIGNSYTSEVLKTTKDSYTVAEISSFQLETIREFAPRGSAILNITPDHLNRHYTMENYAAVKESITKNQWKVREDDYCVLNYDDKVLREFGKTIKNPVYFSRKEKPSKGAYLDGRIIRYFDGKNDYEVMSVDDMHLFGNHNYENVMAAIAMTIEAGVPLNIIINVIKDFMGVEHRIEYVRDKNGVRYYNDSKGTNPDSSIKALEAMSRPTILIAGGYDKHSEFDEFIEAFDNKVKLMVLLGQTADKIEETAVRHGFTNIIKTDSLEKAVKICAENAVSGDVVLLSPACASWGMFKNYEERGKLFKEYVNSL, encoded by the coding sequence ATGGATTTAACAGATAAGAAAGTAGTTGTAGTAGGAACAGGAGTAAGCGGGATGGGAGCGGTAAAGCTTCTTTCAGAGACTTCTGCCGATATAACTTTATATGACGGCAATGATAAAGCAGACAGGGACGAAATCCTTAAAAAGATTCCTGATGATTGTGATTTAAGACTTATAATCGGTGAGATGCCTGACGAAGTTGTCAAAGAGACAGATTTACTTGTAATAAGCCCCGGAGTTCCTATAGATAGTGATATTGTTAAATTATTTGAAAAAGAAAATGTTCCGGTATGGGGAGAAATAGAACTTGCTTATAACTTTGAGAAGGGAACTGTTTTTGCAATTACCGGAACTAACGGAAAGACCACTACCACAACACTTGTAGGTGAGATAATGAAAAAATATAACAATCAGACATTTGTTGTAGGAAATATAGGCAACTCGTATACAAGTGAAGTTCTTAAGACAACTAAGGACAGCTATACCGTTGCGGAAATCAGCAGCTTCCAGCTTGAGACAATCAGGGAATTCGCACCTAGAGGAAGTGCAATTCTTAATATAACGCCGGATCACCTTAACAGACACTATACAATGGAAAATTATGCAGCGGTGAAAGAATCAATTACAAAGAACCAGTGGAAAGTCAGGGAGGATGATTACTGCGTTCTTAATTATGATGATAAGGTACTCAGGGAATTTGGTAAAACAATAAAGAACCCTGTATATTTTTCAAGAAAAGAAAAACCTTCCAAAGGAGCATATCTTGACGGCAGAATTATAAGATATTTTGACGGTAAAAATGATTATGAAGTGATGTCGGTAGATGATATGCATCTTTTCGGCAACCATAATTATGAAAATGTAATGGCGGCTATTGCAATGACAATAGAAGCAGGAGTACCTCTTAATATTATCATAAATGTTATTAAAGATTTTATGGGTGTTGAACACAGAATTGAATATGTAAGAGACAAAAACGGCGTAAGATATTATAATGATTCAAAAGGAACTAACCCTGACTCATCAATTAAAGCACTTGAAGCAATGTCAAGACCGACAATACTTATAGCCGGAGGATATGACAAACATTCGGAATTTGATGAATTTATTGAAGCATTTGATAATAAAGTAAAATTAATGGTATTGCTTGGACAGACGGCAGACAAGATAGAAGAAACCGCTGTCAGACACGGTTTTACCAATATTATAAAAACAGACAGCCTTGAAAAAGCGGTAAAGATATGTGCAGAAAATGCAGTATCGGGAGATGTAGTATTGCTCTCACCTGCCTGTGCAAGCTGGGGTATGTTTAAAAATTATGAAGAAAGAGGAAAACTCTTTAAAGAATATGTCAACAGTTTATAA
- a CDS encoding alpha/beta hydrolase, protein MKKRKTFVLTVIAAGAIMLIISWFAGRIISKKYYFSHNNTYNEEGMLIDSVNHPYYSKRQWGYFYKIPRTIRYYSDITGTERKAMVFLPAGYSENKSYPVLYLLHGYGGRHSTWRNKNAHIIIQNLIYFEDVPEMIVVCPDCVVSRNEEDRDAGFYETIRYFDLTEREIIDNLMPYVEEHFNVLTGRENTAIAGNSMGGRNSLAIGFKNQDKFGYIGAFSSVSPLPDERFSGGVPALLDELKLDSSQFEFLMLSVGKSDNVCGDVTYALHEYMTGRGINHVFYDVDGEHENKVWQNSLYNFCKNIFNQE, encoded by the coding sequence GTGAAAAAAAGAAAAACGTTTGTGCTGACTGTTATTGCGGCAGGTGCAATAATGCTGATTATTTCCTGGTTTGCGGGAAGAATAATATCAAAGAAATATTATTTTTCGCATAATAATACTTATAACGAAGAAGGAATGCTGATTGATTCCGTTAATCACCCTTATTATTCCAAAAGACAATGGGGGTACTTTTATAAAATACCACGGACTATCAGGTATTACTCAGATATAACCGGGACAGAAAGAAAAGCAATGGTGTTTCTGCCGGCAGGTTATAGCGAAAACAAATCCTATCCCGTACTCTATCTTTTGCACGGATACGGTGGGAGACACAGCACATGGCGTAATAAAAATGCCCATATTATAATACAGAATCTTATATATTTTGAAGATGTTCCGGAAATGATTGTAGTATGTCCGGACTGCGTTGTAAGCCGTAATGAAGAAGACAGGGATGCCGGTTTTTACGAGACAATCCGGTATTTTGACCTGACAGAAAGAGAAATTATAGATAATCTTATGCCTTATGTGGAAGAACATTTTAATGTACTTACAGGCAGGGAAAATACGGCAATCGCAGGTAATTCCATGGGTGGAAGAAACTCCCTTGCCATTGGATTCAAAAATCAGGATAAATTCGGATATATAGGAGCTTTTTCATCTGTTTCGCCACTTCCGGATGAAAGATTTTCCGGCGGTGTTCCGGCACTTCTTGATGAACTGAAACTGGATTCGTCACAGTTTGAATTTCTGATGCTGAGTGTAGGAAAATCCGATAATGTCTGCGGGGATGTAACTTATGCACTTCATGAATATATGACAGGACGTGGCATAAACCATGTGTTCTATGACGTGGATGGTGAACATGAAAACAAGGTGTGGCAGAATTCACTTTATAATTTCTGCAAAAATATTTTTAATCAGGAGTGA